One Gloeobacter morelensis MG652769 DNA window includes the following coding sequences:
- the trpA gene encoding tryptophan synthase subunit alpha produces the protein MSSPASPGRIARVFAALHARREVAFIPFITAGDPNLETTAEALLTLDRNGADVLELGVPYSDPLADGPTIQAAATRALARGTTPGAVLDLVARLTPELRAPLIVFIYFNLILAVGIEAFVERLAASGASGLLVPDLPVEEGDALQTAANVHGLDIIWLVAPTSPPERLRRIAERTTGFVYLVSTTGVTGARAQVASSVRTSLAQLRALTTRPVAVGFGISTPEQAHEVASLGADGVIVGSACVQLLATTAPQERLGKLAEFCRQLKEASQTLPAKS, from the coding sequence ATGTCCAGTCCTGCTTCCCCCGGCCGCATCGCCCGCGTTTTTGCCGCCTTGCACGCGCGGCGGGAAGTCGCCTTTATCCCGTTTATCACCGCGGGAGACCCGAATCTGGAGACCACCGCCGAGGCGCTGCTCACCCTCGACCGCAACGGCGCCGATGTGCTGGAATTGGGCGTGCCTTACTCCGATCCGCTCGCCGACGGACCGACCATCCAGGCGGCGGCTACCCGCGCCCTTGCCCGGGGCACCACCCCCGGCGCCGTGTTGGATCTGGTGGCCCGCCTCACCCCCGAGTTGCGCGCGCCGCTGATTGTCTTCATCTACTTCAACTTGATCCTGGCGGTGGGAATCGAAGCATTTGTCGAGCGGCTCGCCGCCAGTGGCGCCAGCGGCCTGCTGGTGCCGGATCTGCCCGTCGAAGAAGGCGATGCGCTCCAGACGGCCGCGAACGTCCACGGGCTCGATATCATCTGGCTGGTGGCGCCGACTAGCCCCCCCGAGCGGCTCAGACGGATCGCCGAGCGCACCACCGGCTTTGTCTATCTGGTGAGCACCACCGGGGTGACCGGCGCGCGCGCCCAGGTCGCCTCCTCGGTGCGCACGTCCCTTGCCCAGTTGCGCGCCCTCACCACCCGTCCGGTGGCCGTGGGTTTCGGCATCTCCACTCCTGAGCAAGCCCACGAAGTGGCTTCCCTGGGCGCCGACGGCGTCATCGTCGGTTCCGCCTGCGTGCAACTGCTGGCCACCACGGCCCCGCAAGAGCGCCTCGGGAAGCTCGCCGAGTTCTGCCGCCAATTGAAGGAGGCCAGCCAAACTCTTCCGGCAAAAAGTTAA
- a CDS encoding tellurite resistance TerB family protein: MVVGEYDSVFNSTAVSNEQLSAKEAKLAIGALAMFSDGVVQTEELGVMADHLLDAEFDAAAMQAASTKVNRIYQEEGAGALFNGAMRALAPDEMEAAFELAVRTALADREVSDEERDYVVALARAMRIAPEKLQELIAGYTGNQPELFHG; encoded by the coding sequence ATGGTTGTCGGGGAGTACGACAGTGTGTTCAACAGCACCGCCGTGAGCAACGAACAGTTGAGCGCCAAGGAGGCGAAGCTGGCCATCGGCGCCCTGGCGATGTTCAGCGACGGCGTTGTCCAGACCGAAGAACTCGGGGTAATGGCGGACCATCTGCTCGACGCCGAATTCGATGCCGCCGCCATGCAGGCCGCCAGTACCAAAGTCAATCGCATCTATCAAGAAGAAGGGGCGGGGGCGCTATTCAACGGAGCGATGCGGGCGCTCGCCCCAGACGAGATGGAGGCCGCCTTCGAGTTGGCGGTCCGGACCGCCCTGGCCGACCGGGAAGTCTCCGATGAAGAGCGCGATTACGTGGTCGCTCTCGCCCGGGCGATGCGCATCGCCCCCGAGAAGCTGCAGGAATTGATCGCGGGCTACACCGGCAATCAGCCGGAACTATTCCACGGTTGA
- a CDS encoding Uma2 family endonuclease: MFLPSDQKILPLENGDHLSRVEFERRYAAMPHLKKAELIEGVVHLSSAVRFESHAEPHALLITWLGVYRAATPGVRLGDNATVRLDGDNEPQPDVLLRLDPAVGGRSRLSGDGYVEGPPELVVEIAASSASYDRNTKLRVYRRNGVREYLLWLVEEQRLEWFSLEQGEYEPLSPDEHGTLCSRIFPGLCLAAPALLAGDLAQVLGTVQQRLDTPEYRAFRNRMRSKS, encoded by the coding sequence ATGTTCCTACCTTCGGATCAAAAAATTCTCCCTCTAGAAAACGGCGACCATTTGAGCCGTGTGGAATTTGAGCGACGCTACGCAGCGATGCCCCACCTCAAGAAGGCGGAACTGATCGAAGGAGTAGTCCACTTGTCCTCAGCCGTCCGATTTGAGTCCCATGCCGAACCCCATGCCTTGCTCATTACCTGGTTGGGGGTGTACCGGGCCGCCACGCCGGGTGTCCGGCTCGGAGACAACGCGACGGTCCGGCTTGACGGTGACAATGAGCCCCAGCCCGATGTTCTGCTACGGCTCGACCCGGCCGTGGGAGGCCGCTCACGGCTTAGCGGCGACGGCTACGTAGAGGGACCACCGGAACTGGTGGTGGAAATTGCGGCCAGCTCCGCTTCTTACGATCGCAATACGAAACTGCGCGTCTATCGGCGCAATGGGGTGCGGGAGTATCTGCTCTGGTTGGTCGAGGAGCAACGCCTCGAATGGTTCAGCCTGGAGCAAGGGGAGTACGAACCTCTCAGCCCCGATGAGCACGGCACCCTGTGCAGCCGGATTTTTCCGGGACTGTGTCTGGCCGCCCCTGCGCTGCTGGCGGGCGATCTGGCCCAGGTGCTCGGTACGGTGCAGCAACGCCTTGATACCCCTGAATACCGGGCTTTCCGCAACAGGATGCGTAGCAAGTCCTGA
- a CDS encoding cytochrome P450, translating to MQESESNRPSYGDPPWLTSDDDSVAKARAQLVGDYNMWVQLSGGDRELAKQILIKDFPRGPFEGGSDENLRAHLASRFPWLWAYTAFQYRAGIFNTITFIIMLAGLIYIALVYVPRDQRAKTTGSLDTAPALVSRPG from the coding sequence ATGCAGGAAAGCGAGTCCAATCGGCCATCCTACGGCGATCCTCCCTGGTTGACCAGCGACGACGACTCCGTGGCCAAAGCCCGTGCCCAGCTGGTGGGCGACTACAACATGTGGGTGCAGCTGAGTGGCGGCGACCGGGAACTGGCCAAACAAATTTTGATCAAAGATTTCCCGCGCGGGCCGTTTGAGGGGGGGTCCGACGAGAACCTGCGCGCCCACCTGGCGAGCCGTTTTCCCTGGCTGTGGGCCTACACCGCCTTTCAGTACCGCGCCGGCATTTTTAATACGATCACCTTCATCATCATGTTGGCGGGGCTCATCTACATCGCCCTTGTCTATGTCCCCCGCGACCAGCGCGCCAAGACCACCGGTTCGCTCGACACCGCCCCCGCCCTCGTCTCCCGCCCGGGATGA
- a CDS encoding glycoside hydrolase, translated as MHQPPIWVGDGEEGRLIGNLEKMLHGPENSEERWNAGWYAQAYLNPARYVQRLSEQGYAPRLMLDYSGVLLEELDKLSHDGTFAHYHVQGEPLGNVIAQLRKMLAEYPEAVEFAGTAYSHCYFPATPERDHEAQIMEWRAVFAELFGEKALARVRGFWLPEMGMLGDGIEAVRLVRLMKKCGYEWVILPASALARPEDWSTADLENQVHRLIIEAEGEHEEIVCVVRDTEMGIRQQSGQNADGCIGTARQRAGALQQASRQAPALVVPTSDGENGNVMMFEFFPNGFAPLFENQAHWRDIEFLTVSQYLDRYLPDGPASQVRLAAGGGSWIGGHHSWKAGERRVQVLEAVEQLSRDVARARLGASPRDEWALEQAAHALLVCETSCYVYWDSEFWTEQAYRCLGWARTLLPTP; from the coding sequence ATGCATCAGCCGCCCATCTGGGTGGGTGATGGCGAAGAGGGGCGGCTGATTGGCAATCTCGAAAAGATGCTTCACGGTCCGGAAAATTCCGAGGAGCGTTGGAATGCGGGCTGGTACGCGCAGGCTTACCTCAACCCCGCCCGCTACGTGCAAAGGCTCAGCGAACAGGGGTATGCGCCCCGGCTGATGCTCGATTACTCGGGGGTGCTGCTCGAAGAACTCGACAAACTCTCCCACGACGGCACCTTTGCCCACTACCACGTGCAGGGCGAACCCTTGGGCAACGTCATTGCCCAACTGCGCAAGATGCTTGCCGAGTATCCCGAGGCGGTCGAATTTGCCGGGACGGCCTACAGCCACTGCTACTTCCCGGCCACGCCTGAGCGCGACCACGAGGCGCAGATCATGGAATGGCGGGCGGTTTTCGCGGAATTGTTCGGTGAGAAGGCCCTGGCGCGCGTGCGCGGCTTCTGGCTGCCGGAGATGGGCATGCTCGGGGACGGCATCGAGGCTGTGCGTCTGGTGCGGCTGATGAAAAAGTGCGGTTATGAGTGGGTGATTCTGCCCGCCTCCGCCCTCGCCCGCCCCGAAGATTGGTCGACGGCGGATCTCGAAAACCAGGTGCACCGGTTGATCATCGAGGCGGAGGGCGAACACGAAGAAATCGTCTGCGTCGTGCGCGACACCGAGATGGGCATCCGCCAGCAAAGCGGCCAGAACGCCGACGGCTGCATCGGCACCGCCCGCCAGCGCGCAGGAGCGCTCCAACAAGCAAGCAGGCAGGCTCCTGCTCTGGTGGTGCCCACCTCCGACGGCGAGAACGGCAATGTGATGATGTTCGAGTTTTTCCCGAACGGGTTTGCGCCGCTGTTTGAGAACCAGGCCCACTGGCGGGATATCGAATTTCTGACTGTGAGTCAATACCTCGACCGATATCTGCCGGACGGTCCGGCCTCGCAGGTACGACTTGCAGCCGGGGGCGGCTCCTGGATTGGCGGCCACCACAGTTGGAAAGCGGGAGAGCGCCGGGTGCAGGTACTCGAGGCGGTCGAGCAACTTAGCCGCGACGTCGCCCGGGCGCGCCTGGGCGCCTCTCCCCGCGACGAATGGGCGCTGGAGCAGGCCGCCCACGCCCTGCTGGTCTGCGAGACAAGTTGCTATGTTTACTGGGATAGTGAGTTCTGGACCGAGCAGGCTTACCGCTGTCTCGGGTGGGCGCGGACGCTGCTGCCAACGCCTTGA
- a CDS encoding Uma2 family endonuclease: protein MFQYDPLRCLPSSAELPDSDETPVDNELQDLVPALLRSILVLLWAERNDWFFAIDMGIYYDPLQPPVVPDGFLSVGVERRVDPNGRLSYVLWEENGTVPIFGLEVVSQTYRGEYDRKLELYRQLGVLYYAIYNPRPGRRTPKPQPLEVYKLTDTGYVLQPGEPVWLPELNLGLGRAEGEFEGWQREWLYWYDAQGQRLLPAWERYRQAEGRIVLERQRAEQERQRAERLADYLRSRGIDPDALG, encoded by the coding sequence ATGTTTCAGTACGACCCGCTGCGGTGCCTGCCCTCTTCGGCGGAATTGCCCGACTCCGACGAAACGCCTGTGGACAACGAACTGCAAGATCTGGTTCCCGCCCTGTTGCGCTCGATCCTGGTGTTGCTGTGGGCTGAGCGCAACGACTGGTTTTTTGCCATCGACATGGGCATTTACTACGACCCGCTCCAGCCGCCCGTCGTCCCGGACGGTTTTTTGAGTGTCGGGGTGGAGCGGCGCGTCGATCCGAACGGTCGCCTCAGCTATGTGCTGTGGGAAGAAAACGGCACCGTCCCGATTTTTGGGCTCGAAGTGGTCTCCCAGACTTACCGGGGCGAGTACGACCGCAAGCTGGAGCTGTACCGCCAATTGGGCGTGCTGTACTACGCCATCTATAACCCTCGGCCGGGACGGCGCACACCCAAGCCGCAGCCGCTGGAAGTTTACAAGCTCACCGATACGGGCTATGTGTTGCAGCCCGGCGAGCCGGTGTGGCTACCAGAATTGAACCTGGGTCTGGGTCGCGCCGAGGGCGAATTCGAAGGTTGGCAGCGCGAGTGGCTCTACTGGTACGACGCGCAGGGACAGCGGTTGCTGCCGGCCTGGGAGCGGTACCGACAGGCCGAAGGGCGTATCGTCCTGGAGCGGCAGCGCGCCGAGCAGGAGCGCCAACGGGCCGAGCGGCTCGCCGACTACTTGCGCTCCCGGGGCATCGATCCCGATGCCCTGGGTTGA
- a CDS encoding pentapeptide repeat-containing protein → MGHPSAKTALIERIRSGEAPFIDLSEADLLRADLQGVNLVGSKLGRAALVLANLRGARLAGADLHRASLVGAVLEETDLGAACLRDADLTAVSGGRAVLEKADLSRANLRGADLGGANLREADLSRTDLRGANLRGADLRGANLRDSSLEEACLSAANLAGADFSRSCLRGAAFDETGEAARADFYECRELDPAWASGLIELGALNVEPPPDRERQLISPQ, encoded by the coding sequence GTGGGTCATCCATCGGCAAAAACGGCTTTGATCGAGCGGATCCGCTCCGGCGAGGCACCTTTCATCGACTTGTCCGAGGCGGACCTGCTGCGCGCGGACCTGCAGGGTGTCAATCTGGTGGGGTCAAAGCTGGGGCGGGCTGCTCTGGTGCTCGCCAACCTGCGCGGAGCGAGGCTTGCAGGAGCGGACCTGCACAGAGCTAGCCTGGTCGGGGCGGTGCTCGAGGAGACGGATCTGGGGGCCGCCTGCCTGCGCGACGCGGACCTGACTGCTGTCAGCGGCGGCCGGGCGGTGCTCGAAAAGGCGGACCTTTCGCGGGCGAACCTGCGCGGGGCGGACCTGGGCGGGGCGAATCTGCGCGAGGCGGACCTTTCGCGCACGGACCTGCGCGGGGCAAACTTGCGCGGGGCGGACCTGCGCGGGGCAAACTTGCGCGACAGCAGCCTGGAGGAAGCCTGTCTGAGTGCCGCCAACCTGGCGGGGGCGGATTTTAGCCGCAGTTGCCTGCGGGGCGCGGCCTTCGACGAGACCGGCGAGGCGGCGAGGGCCGATTTTTACGAATGCCGCGAACTCGACCCGGCCTGGGCCTCAGGGCTCATCGAACTGGGAGCGCTCAATGTCGAACCGCCTCCCGACCGCGAACGCCAGCTAATCTCCCCGCAATAG
- a CDS encoding putative quinol monooxygenase, with the protein MRTECFWLRRQLTSMGLLGQLAAIIAICLAMAAAGSPAVAQEKAQATSPNGETALLVEFDVKPGSEAEFEQALAILTRCAKLDPGAIVFNAHKVRDQAGRYTLYEIWRSPEALMSHWRRPYVKNLLKTAERTLAKPIANGGIVRRFISEIEPAKRSAPVTGDPSSVTECR; encoded by the coding sequence ATGCGTACCGAGTGCTTTTGGCTCCGCCGACAACTGACCTCAATGGGTTTGCTCGGCCAGCTTGCGGCAATAATTGCAATTTGCCTGGCCATGGCCGCTGCGGGCAGCCCTGCGGTCGCCCAGGAGAAAGCCCAGGCCACAAGCCCGAATGGCGAAACAGCTCTGCTCGTCGAATTCGACGTCAAGCCTGGATCGGAGGCCGAGTTCGAACAGGCCCTCGCCATTCTCACGCGCTGCGCGAAACTCGATCCAGGCGCCATAGTCTTCAATGCCCACAAAGTGCGTGACCAAGCGGGGCGATACACGCTCTATGAGATCTGGCGCAGCCCTGAGGCCTTGATGTCGCATTGGCGGCGCCCCTACGTGAAGAACCTACTCAAGACCGCAGAACGCACCCTCGCCAAACCGATTGCAAACGGCGGAATCGTGCGCCGGTTCATCAGCGAAATCGAACCAGCGAAACGCTCTGCTCCCGTCACCGGTGATCCGTCGAGCGTTACGGAATGCAGGTGA
- a CDS encoding hybrid sensor histidine kinase/response regulator → MKTPEDISRADLPAQLARLQQEVEALRSSNQLHREAAEECARLKAQQKSAAERSHFLANAVAILASSLDYAATLSTVAQLAVAHLADICIIDLLEDDQTIRRLITANAALRRTGLAWEVERRYPFVPDALYGPARVVSTGLPELVPVVEDWLSAAHSIGCEHLELIRCFGVGSYLCVPLVAGGRTLGSLTFVGGRTSRRYGSDDLALAQELANRAAQAIENARLHRAESQARAEAEAANRTKDEFLATLSHELRTPLNSIIGFSQLLRRGRMNPAAIEQAAEAIERNGRLQAQLVDDLLDASYMLRGQLRLRCCSVDLRAVVENVLTSMRAQIRDKGLVLRTRIAQNLELLWGDPRRLQQIAANLIANAIKFTPPGGMMSVNLEAVAGQVQLTVRDTGVGIDAEFLPHVFEVFRQADGTSTRRHGGLGLGLSLVQHLVHLHKGTIEVQSDGKNRGSSFTVRLPLEATRSGGAKAAEDGAEAATLSGLRLLLVVEDAELCRTLRATLAAQGARVLGVDRIEAALEQFESYRPDVLITAAPADNREGLCCSLVRKLGEQEEPYPAAEIEAQERRMVLASFAIQPPRPVEPEDLASEVARLVGRQVITRMPGESSTAPSRLLRGD, encoded by the coding sequence GTGAAAACACCCGAAGACATCTCCAGAGCAGACCTGCCAGCACAGCTTGCCCGGTTGCAGCAAGAGGTCGAAGCGTTGCGCTCCAGCAACCAGTTGCATCGCGAGGCAGCCGAAGAGTGCGCCCGGCTTAAAGCCCAGCAAAAAAGTGCTGCCGAGCGTTCTCATTTTTTGGCCAATGCCGTTGCCATCCTGGCTTCTTCGCTCGATTATGCCGCCACGCTGAGCACGGTGGCTCAACTCGCCGTAGCGCACCTGGCCGACATCTGCATCATCGATTTGCTCGAAGATGACCAGACCATCCGGCGACTGATTACCGCCAACGCTGCATTGCGGCGCACGGGCCTTGCCTGGGAAGTCGAGCGGCGCTATCCGTTTGTGCCCGATGCTCTGTACGGACCGGCCCGGGTGGTAAGCACCGGCCTGCCTGAGCTCGTACCGGTGGTCGAAGACTGGCTGAGCGCCGCCCACAGTATCGGCTGCGAGCACCTGGAATTGATTCGCTGTTTTGGGGTGGGTTCCTACCTGTGCGTGCCCCTGGTGGCAGGGGGCCGTACTCTCGGGTCACTGACTTTTGTAGGTGGCCGCACTTCCCGGCGCTACGGCAGTGACGACCTGGCGTTGGCGCAGGAACTGGCCAATCGTGCCGCCCAGGCGATCGAAAATGCCCGGCTGCACCGGGCTGAGAGCCAGGCGCGCGCCGAAGCTGAGGCGGCCAACCGCACCAAGGACGAATTTCTGGCTACCCTGAGCCACGAACTGCGCACCCCCCTCAACTCGATCATCGGCTTCAGCCAGCTGCTGCGGCGCGGCCGAATGAACCCCGCCGCCATCGAGCAGGCCGCCGAGGCGATCGAGCGCAACGGCCGCCTGCAGGCCCAACTGGTGGACGACCTGCTCGATGCGTCCTACATGCTGCGTGGCCAGCTGCGTCTGCGCTGCTGCAGCGTCGATCTGCGCGCGGTGGTCGAAAACGTGCTGACTTCCATGCGGGCACAAATCCGCGACAAGGGCCTGGTCCTCAGAACCCGCATCGCCCAGAACCTCGAGCTGCTCTGGGGCGATCCGCGCCGTCTCCAGCAGATCGCCGCCAACTTGATTGCCAACGCCATCAAGTTCACCCCCCCCGGGGGGATGATGAGTGTAAATCTGGAGGCGGTAGCGGGTCAGGTGCAGCTGACGGTACGCGACACGGGCGTGGGCATCGACGCTGAATTTCTGCCGCACGTTTTTGAAGTGTTTCGTCAAGCCGACGGCACCTCCACCCGTCGCCACGGCGGCTTGGGGTTGGGGTTGAGTTTGGTGCAGCATCTGGTGCACCTGCACAAGGGCACCATCGAAGTGCAAAGCGACGGCAAAAACCGGGGCAGTAGCTTTACAGTCCGCCTTCCCCTGGAGGCCACACGCAGCGGTGGGGCGAAGGCCGCCGAGGATGGGGCAGAGGCTGCCACCCTGAGCGGCTTGCGGTTGCTGCTGGTGGTGGAAGATGCCGAACTGTGCCGCACACTCCGTGCCACCCTTGCCGCTCAAGGAGCGCGGGTGCTGGGTGTCGATCGCATCGAGGCGGCCCTCGAGCAGTTCGAGAGTTACCGCCCGGACGTGCTTATCACCGCCGCTCCCGCCGACAATCGCGAGGGACTCTGCTGCTCCCTGGTGCGCAAGCTTGGCGAGCAGGAGGAGCCTTACCCCGCGGCAGAAATCGAAGCACAGGAGCGCCGGATGGTGCTCGCAAGCTTCGCTATCCAGCCTCCCCGGCCCGTCGAGCCGGAGGACCTCGCCTCGGAGGTGGCGCGGTTGGTCGGCAGACAGGTGATCACCCGCATGCCGGGTGAATCGAGCACGGCCCCAAGTCGCCTATTGCGGGGAGATTAG
- a CDS encoding N-acetylmannosamine-6-phosphate 2-epimerase codes for MNAVIALRGLIVSCQAPEGSPLRDPTIIAAMAATAGLHGAVAVRIESPEHIRAVRARVEVPIVGLWKRPYPHSAVYITPTFGDAAAVAQSGADIVAIDATGRPRPQGESLADLIGRIHRELDKPVLADVATVAEGEEAARLGADIVVTTLCGYTEATLGTPLPALDLVGALAGRLTVPVWCEGGVQNPEQVALALARGARAVVVGTALTGLDARVRAFAERAVSPAMRTDPGTAFHNRANQSL; via the coding sequence ATGAACGCCGTGATCGCCCTGCGGGGGCTGATTGTCTCCTGCCAGGCTCCGGAGGGTTCTCCCCTGCGCGATCCGACGATCATCGCCGCCATGGCGGCGACTGCCGGCTTGCACGGGGCGGTGGCCGTGCGCATCGAATCGCCCGAACACATCCGGGCGGTGCGCGCCCGCGTGGAGGTGCCGATCGTGGGTCTCTGGAAGCGCCCCTACCCGCATAGCGCCGTCTACATCACCCCGACTTTTGGCGATGCGGCGGCGGTGGCCCAAAGTGGCGCCGATATTGTCGCCATCGACGCCACCGGCAGACCCCGGCCGCAGGGCGAGTCCCTGGCGGATCTGATTGGGCGCATCCACCGCGAACTGGATAAGCCCGTGCTCGCGGACGTGGCCACCGTGGCCGAGGGCGAGGAGGCCGCCCGCCTCGGTGCCGATATTGTGGTCACAACCCTGTGCGGCTACACCGAGGCGACCCTCGGCACACCGCTTCCGGCTTTGGACCTGGTGGGAGCGCTGGCCGGACGGCTTACCGTACCGGTCTGGTGCGAAGGGGGGGTGCAAAACCCCGAGCAAGTCGCCCTTGCCCTCGCCCGCGGTGCCCGGGCGGTGGTGGTGGGCACCGCTCTGACGGGCCTCGACGCGCGCGTGCGCGCCTTTGCCGAGCGGGCCGTGTCGCCCGCGATGCGGACCGATCCGGGTACGGCTTTCCACAATCGGGCCAACCAGTCGCTATGA
- the guaA gene encoding glutamine-hydrolyzing GMP synthase, with product MVAILDFGSQYSELIARRIRETKVYSEVLSYQTPIAEIRRLAPKGIILSGGPNSVYEAYAPQCDPALWELGIPILGVCYGMQLMVQQLGGVVERAERAEYGKASLFINDPTDLFTNVEDGTTMWMSHADSVLRMPEGFELLAHTENTPCAAIAHHTRHLYGVQFHPEVVHSRGGMALLRNFVYHICGCEPEWTTAAFIEEAIREVRARVGDKRVLLALSGGVDSSTLAFLLHRAIGDNLTCMFIDQGFMRKNEPERLVKLFKEQFHIPVAYVDAAERFIVRLEGVSDPEQKRKIIGDEFIRVFESESQRLGPFDYLAQGTLYPDIIESAGENIDPKTGERVAVKIKSHHNVGGLPENLRFKLVEPLKRLFKDEVRQVGRALGLPEEIVQRQPFPGPGLAIRVLGEITKDKVDLLREADFILRQEVNRSGRYNDYWQSFAVLLPVKTVGVMGDRRTYAYALALRFVTSEDGMTADWARVPYDLLEQISNRIVNEVPGINRVVLDITSKPPGTIEWE from the coding sequence ATGGTCGCGATCCTCGATTTTGGTTCGCAGTACTCGGAGTTGATCGCCCGCCGCATCCGCGAGACCAAAGTCTACTCCGAGGTGCTGAGCTACCAGACGCCAATCGCCGAAATCCGGCGCCTGGCCCCCAAGGGGATCATCCTCTCCGGCGGTCCCAATTCGGTCTACGAGGCCTACGCGCCCCAGTGCGATCCGGCTTTGTGGGAGCTGGGCATTCCGATCCTGGGCGTCTGCTACGGGATGCAACTGATGGTCCAGCAGTTGGGCGGGGTGGTCGAGCGGGCCGAGCGGGCCGAGTACGGCAAGGCGTCGCTATTTATCAACGATCCGACGGACCTGTTCACCAACGTCGAAGACGGCACCACCATGTGGATGAGCCACGCCGACTCGGTCCTGCGGATGCCCGAAGGTTTTGAGCTGTTGGCCCACACCGAGAACACCCCCTGCGCCGCCATCGCCCACCATACCCGCCACCTTTACGGCGTGCAGTTCCACCCGGAGGTGGTTCACTCGCGCGGCGGCATGGCCCTGTTGCGCAACTTCGTCTACCACATCTGCGGCTGCGAACCCGAGTGGACGACCGCCGCCTTTATCGAAGAGGCGATCCGCGAGGTGCGCGCCCGGGTGGGCGACAAACGGGTATTGCTCGCCCTTTCCGGCGGGGTCGATTCTTCGACGCTCGCCTTTTTGTTGCACCGGGCGATCGGCGACAACCTGACGTGTATGTTCATCGACCAGGGCTTCATGCGCAAGAACGAGCCCGAGCGGTTGGTCAAGCTTTTCAAAGAACAGTTCCACATCCCGGTGGCCTACGTCGATGCGGCCGAGCGCTTTATTGTCCGGCTGGAGGGGGTGAGCGACCCAGAGCAAAAGCGCAAGATTATCGGCGACGAATTTATCCGGGTATTCGAGTCGGAGTCCCAGCGGCTCGGGCCTTTTGACTATCTGGCCCAGGGCACGCTCTATCCCGATATCATCGAATCGGCGGGCGAAAATATCGACCCCAAGACTGGCGAGCGGGTGGCAGTCAAAATCAAATCCCACCACAACGTCGGCGGCTTGCCCGAAAATTTGCGCTTCAAGCTGGTCGAACCGCTCAAGCGACTCTTCAAAGACGAAGTGCGCCAGGTGGGCCGCGCCCTCGGGCTACCGGAGGAGATCGTCCAGCGCCAGCCTTTTCCAGGACCGGGTCTTGCCATCCGCGTCCTGGGCGAAATCACCAAGGACAAAGTCGACCTCCTGCGCGAGGCCGACTTTATTTTGCGCCAGGAAGTGAACCGCTCCGGCCGCTACAACGACTACTGGCAGTCGTTTGCGGTGCTGCTGCCGGTCAAGACCGTGGGGGTGATGGGCGACCGGCGCACCTACGCCTACGCCCTCGCCCTGCGCTTTGTGACCAGCGAGGACGGCATGACCGCCGACTGGGCGCGGGTTCCCTACGATCTGCTGGAGCAAATTTCCAACCGCATCGTCAACGAGGTGCCGGGTATCAACCGGGTGGTGCTGGACATCACCTCCAAGCCGCCCGGCACCATCGAGTGGGAGTAA